CTGCGAGGCAAAGAACTCGGGTACCTCCATGGCCGCCCTGCCGCCCTTGGGCGCGTGGTCGTGGAAGAGCTCCATGTCGGCGGTGAACCACTCCAGCTCCTTGAAGCCGAGAGTCGAGTCCTTGTGCAGCTGCAAATTAACACGAGTATAACATGAGAACAAGGTCGAGACGGAGCCCTAAACAAGGCAAGCACAGACAGGAGCACCGAGATCATCGTATCGGCGGTGGGGTTGGATTGTTACCTTGTCGCTGGACTCGTAGTCCGAGAACTGCAGGAGCTCGTCCACGGCCCAGTCCTGCGGCAGGAACTGCGGCGGCGAGGGAACCTGCTGAGCGCTGGCGGCGGGCTGGGCCGGCGGCTGGTGGTCGCAGGCGACCTTTGGCGGGGCGTGGTGGTCGGCGTCGTGGCTTGCGCCGTGGTCCCCGGCGGCGCAGGTGGAGACGGGGCCGAGGCCGACGCGGATGCCGGTGGCGAGGTAGCGCTGGTGGTTCCCGGAGAGCGTGCCTGGGACGTGGATGGGCTCGTCGCAGTCGCGGCAGAAGAGCGCCCTGTCCTCGACGCAGAAGATGAAGGCGGCCTTCTCCTGGCAGATGTCGCAGCGCGGGAGCTTGGCGCCGAGCGCGTCGAGCGGGAGCCTCTGGTGCTTGCTGGCGAGCTTGTTGGCGGCGTGGATCTCCACGTCGCAGCGCGCGCACAGCGCCGCCTCGTCCGCGCAGCACACCACCGTGGCCGCCGCGACCCCGCACGAGTCGCACTGGATCTTCATGCCTCTGCTTTTCTTGCTTTCTCGCTGGCCGGAGAGCGCTTTGCTAGGCTTGAGCCGGAGAAGAGATAAGGGTGCTGCGAGGAAGAAAGGGAGGCGGGATTGGCAATGAGGAGAGGGATCCAGAAGCAGGCGGGCGCGAGTGGTGCATATAAGCGCAGGGCCGTGCACGCAACCGCGACAATGAGAGAGCGCCGCAGCGAGCAAGAGGCAAGAGGGAGGGAGATGAGCTTGTGGTGGAAAGCTGGCCGCGGGAAACTCGTGGACGCGGGCGCTCCTCGGGTGGTTGTACCCCACTGAAAAGCAACAGGGTACGGGCCGCGATTTTGATTTGGTTTGATATTTTGATCCGCTCTCTGCTGACTCGGCACATGCACCGAATACATACATTAAAACCAAGGAGGAACGTGTGGTCGTAGCAGTCTGCTGCCCGCCTAATTCTACTCCTTTGGTTTTTAAATACTATAAAAAGAGCCCTTGCCATAAAAAGAAAATAACACTTACTCTTAACACAATAACCATGGCTCTAGACCTTAATAGGTCTACGTCTTTTAGTTTCAAATGACATcacattttaaggtccctttctcTCTGATAGGAAAGAAGTGTCCGTGCGTTACAACGGGAAAAAAGGAACAATTCTGTCTATATTCCTAGCTCAATAATGTAAATTAAAAGAATAACTTTTTAAACAAGGCAAAAAAAATTTGAATAATGTATGAAAATGCATGGAATCAACATTAACACAAGCATTTGATTttatgaaaaaaaagagagaaaaggtatttATTTACCTATAGCCAGTAGGGCTGTCAACAAAGCCACAGATGTTACATACAAAGGCATTGTAGTCTTTAAGTTGAAGTATACATAATAAAATGTAATGCATGACATGCTTGATCTAAAAAGGTTATAGTTGTACTGAAGAAACATAGACCGCAGGATGCAAGCAAATTTTGTAGTAATGTACGTTTATTGGGTGAGATTGGGATTACACCACCATTTACTATTAGGTGTAAGATGCTCCTCTTTCTCATTTTTTTCTAACCAAGTAAACCGTTTTGTTAGTGCGATTTGGTCCTCGACAGCAAATGGAGTCTCTTTATGACCTGAAAATATAACCAATAAACAATGAGTGAATAGTATCATCTCTTTATTTCAAAGGGATATAAATTATGGTTCTTTGATTGCTCTACCCATTAATCTGGCAACTTATATTAAGCATATATCACAGATATATATGTATCATGGTTTCCAAAAGCTATTCTCCAAGAGGATACAACAATAAGAAGCCAGGGATGAATCATTATCTTTTAGCATGGACACCAGATGTTCAGTGTTTTGTTATTGCATTGAATAGGAAAGATAAATCATATATTGcatttgcaacaatattaatgCCATTTCCACTACACCACAGCTTAGAGTAGTAAAATATCTAGCCGACTCTCTACGGTTGATTTAATTAAGAACCACCCACACATTTTGTTCTACATGCAAATTGAATATTGAAGTGTGCCTAAAATCGAAAGAAAAGAAGTAGCaaggatgtgacagcccgatgccgacgttccagaagattccctttccttttcgttttcgtcgtgtgtctatttttcatttgtcgcatcaccatcgcatcatcagcattgcatcggcatctccgttgccgccagttttcaaacttgcatccgttgttagttgccgattaacgtcgttgttcgttccgagcctgaccgcacacgcacgcgcccgcggcaccgtcgtaactctgttttcAAAGCGTGTATAaatctttctccgattgagctggaatttgacgtgcggtgttattttaatataggtaggccgccttcaagtttcgtcgcaatcggagaccgtctggtacccgaacggtcgcccatagcagcaccgtattcggtctaccgtcggacgtctgtcggtgtttaaaaattcgttgccgcgtcgcccgttctccctctcgtctccgggtaccccctctacacggcctaagCCTAGCCACCTACTCTAGGACGTTTCCGGTGCATCCGATCGcaatcggagggtccgaaaatgCCTGAAACTCTAACCATAACCCctctgtctataaatagacagccaATCACTTCTTCCCCTCAATTTCCGCGCCCTGCCTAACCCTAGCCGTCACTTGGCGTTCCCTGATCCTCCCAGTCTGCTCCTCCCCCACCTCCAGCCTCAGGCCCGTCAGGACCCAAATCGGGCCCTGgaaagcccatctgggcccgcccCCGAGCTCCCTTgcgtccctcccatggcagccctTGCCTGCCCGAGAGCCTCCCACAGCCTCCTCGCCCCGTCTCCTCCCGAGCACCTCCACGGCCGTGCGCCACCCTCGCCGGAGGtcctcgccggccgccgcctccgcgcCGCCAAGCACTGCTGCCTTCCCGTCGCCGGCCGGAGCCCTCTGCTTCCCGTCAGCGCCAGTTTCCCCGCTCGCAGCCGGCAGGCCGCCGGTTTGAGCCGACCCCGCCCGCGCCAGATCTCGCCGCTCGCCGGCCTCCTTCGCCAGATCCAGTCGGATCCCGCCGTCCTCGTGCGCCCCGGCAGCCTGCAGCGCCGCTGCCTCCCTCCTGCGGTTCGTGCGCAATGCACGAGGTCGAAGACCCTCGTTCACCTGGCAGCGCCCTCGCGTAGGCCGCCCGAGCGCGTGCAGGCGAGTTGCCGCGTGGATTTGGCCCAGGCCAGGCGCCGGCctgcctcgccccgccggccCAGCTCGCAGCCTCGCCAGGACTGCCTCGCCTCCTGGCCCGAGCAGCTTCTCCTCGGCCCACCACCGCATCGCCTCCACAACCCAGTCCAGGCCGGCCCAAACCGAGGTGAGCTGAGATCAATCCCTCGCCCGCGTGCAATTTTCTTATGTAACGCCCTTGCCTCTGTAGCCCATTAGGAAAGGATTTCGGCCCGCTAGTAATTTTTTCTTTTTAAGTTATTTCCGgaatttaataaaattccagaaatagacatatattagagttcccgtatcttttaatccgttaatcggatcgcgacgtattagatatgttttttttgtagtttttcgcgtagaatccgaataTTTAACTTGCTTAACGTTTGGCGATATTTAGCGTGCCGAGTGCATGGATTAACGTGTTGTCCTATAATGTTTGTGTCCCGTATTATTTTTTCGCGCGTgcccggactgcccgtataccgtagattaa
This genomic stretch from Hordeum vulgare subsp. vulgare chromosome 6H, MorexV3_pseudomolecules_assembly, whole genome shotgun sequence harbors:
- the LOC123403653 gene encoding B-box zinc finger protein 25-like is translated as MKIQCDSCGVAAATVVCCADEAALCARCDVEIHAANKLASKHQRLPLDALGAKLPRCDICQEKAAFIFCVEDRALFCRDCDEPIHVPGTLSGNHQRYLATGIRVGLGPVSTCAAGDHGASHDADHHAPPKVACDHQPPAQPAASAQQVPSPPQFLPQDWAVDELLQFSDYESSDKLHKDSTLGFKELEWFTADMELFHDHAPKGGRAAMEVPEFFASQAADDAAYYRQSRVAATAGVRQSKKARVEIADDEDFFIVPDLG